Part of the Fusarium musae strain F31 chromosome 3, whole genome shotgun sequence genome, AGATTCGATGATAAAagtgttgagaagatgcagGATTCTAGCTATGTGATACGGTAGCTCAAGCTGACTGACCTACTCCGCAGTTGGTAGACAGTGCCACTTCCAGTGTCATGTCAGGACATGAGATTTCAGTAAGCGTAGGTTCTTGGTCCTCCAACGACTTTTGGAAGCAGGCCCACGCTTTTACATTCTTATTGAATATTTTCTCTCTATAGACCATCTTCAGCGCCATGAAATCATTCTATGAAAAGGTTCAACAAGTCATGCCTCGAAATTGGAAGTATCAGCCACTGGGAAATCACGAGCGAGAGTAACTTTCAcagataattttaaatatcaTAGCCAACTTGCTAACCTGAGTACAGAGATATCGAAAATGAGAGTAGTACCAGGCACAACTCGTgtctcatcagcatctgCCTCGCCGCAGTCATATTCTTGGGAATCATCATTTTTTGGGGAATCTCATTGACGGCAGCCCCGAAAAGCTGTATACATCCGACGAGACGAATGGAGTGGAGGGAACTGAACATCACACAGAAGCAAGACTACATCAGCGCTGTCGTCTGTCTGACCGAGAGGAAATCGCGCTTTGAGCCAGGGAGTAGTCGCTATGATGACTTTGCATACATGCATGTCTTCGAAGGCACTGTCACTCACTACGCTGCTTCATTCCTACCCTGGCATCGATACTTTATCCACACATACGAGAAGGCACTGATAGAGGAATGTGGTTTCAAGGGATCTTTGCCGTAAGTCTGAGATATCTCTCTTCAGCCTGGTACGTGCAGATCAACTAACCTCTTTGATAAAGGTACTGGGAGTGGGCATTAGACGCTCATGACCTAGCCGCCTCTCCGATATTTGATCCTATAGATGGATTCGGCGGTAATGGTACAAGCGGAAGCTCTTTATCCGGGATATTCGGGGGCCATTGTGTCACAGAAGGTCCCTTTGCGAATGCAACCCGCCATTGGCAGTCAAAGTCCAATGGGCATGGATTCGACATCTTGAAGAATCCCCATTGCCTCAGCCGAGGTTTCCAAGGGGGTGAGAAAAAGGCCCAGTTGGAGGGTCGAGTCACGATCGACGCTATCAATAGCGTGCTGGGCCTCCAATCATACGAAGAGTTTGTTGATGCACTCGAAGTTCAAGCTCACAACTCGATACCCCAGTTTGTCCGAGGGGACTTTTACGGGTTGACGGCACCAAATGGTAAGACCTCTGGTCCATCTATCCATGCAGTAGCTATTCTGACTCTCTTGTTGTAGATCCCGTGTTCTATCTACATCACGCCCAGGTGGATCGATTATGGTGGCTGTGGCAGCAGCAGGATATTCAaggcaaggccaagacctATCAAGGTCCTAAGCAGAATACTAGGGTACATGCCAACGAGTCCTTGTCGGGATCCGGTTTGGACGATATTATCTCACTGGGTAACCTGTCAGAGCCAGTTCGGGTATATGAGGTAATGGCAACGGAGTCGGGGGTTCTTTGTTACCGCTATTGAACATGTATAGATCGTAGATAATGTGATAATCGGCTTAGATTACGTGCTCACAGAGTCTCGGATAAACCCTTAGGTGTAAGCCACTGGACGTGTGAGCATTACGAGGAGTCTGGTTCTCCGCATATGCAATGAATACTCAGAGATCGGCAGAGTTGACAGGGGATGTAAAACATGCATCCAGTGACGTTTAAATGGCCCAAAGCGGACAACAACCGCAAAGCCTGTATGGCACCAGCGCGAGATAATACTCGTAGTGGTAAGCGAAGATCGCATTCACCCACAGCTTTCAAAAAGTCTTGGGGGCTGAATTATGTAACTCAAGCCGGTGATGATCACATTGCTTTGCGCCTTTTTATGTTACCCGATAACAGATTACGGATCAAGCGGCAACTATATGCCCTGTGGTAGCTACTTCGAATGGTGATGTACTGGTAAGCTGCATGTCAGCGGCCGGTAGAAGCCAAAGGTGACAGGGGACTTTTGACGGCAGCATCAACCAAAGCTTGAGAGTGCCACAATCTGCCtatgagagaagagacaacgGAATATGTAGGCTATTCGAAAATTCTCGATTTTTTCTAGTCCAGAAAGAATGGCTCTATGGTATGAACAACCAAGACAGAACAGGGCTTATCCACCGCTCTCCAAAATACGTCTGCAATCCACACAACCATAGGTGCCAGCACTGCGAGGGCTAGTAGCAGCCCGGACTGATATTGCCACGCAGTCGAACTCCCGGTCAAACTCTGGAATGCAGGAACCATAGAATACCCAAAGAGATGCAAAACAGGACCATGAACTAGATATAATGTAAATGATATCTTTGCGAAGTAGCGTAGTGGACGTGATGTGAAAGGTTTTTGGAGCAGTCTATCCCTGCTCAAAGACCAGCAGATCAGAGTTGCACCATATGATTGCCAATAAATGTATCGATCTGTGAGCGATGATAGCAATATGTAGCCGGGTGTAGAGAATCCCGCATTTCTTGCTCGAGGGTATGAGCTCAAGTATAGTCCGAGCAGAAATACAAATTTCTGGACAAGTCCCGACCAAGCTGAAGGCTGTAATGGAGGTTGATTCATGGCAGACTCGCCGCCGTCGGCCGTTAGAGCTCCTTCGTCATGGTGTCTCTGAAGACTCCTTTCGGCGAGGAAGACCCCAGCGAAGAACAGATACATCTCCCATCTTCCCTGCTGAAGCGAATATAGACATAAGAAGGCGAGTGCTGTACCTCGAACCCAGACGCGGGCTCTCGCCCAAGCAAGAAGCGTGAGATAGACAATCATGGAGGCGCGAAACTGTATCGGAATCGTCCATAGATGACTGTCGTATTCAGACATTGGCGACTTCCAACTCCACGGATGGGTCAGGTCAACTACCACGAAACGCATCCAGTCCCCGATCTGCGCCCATAATGATCCCAGTCGCTCTGGATGCCTGGGTACCCAGCCCGGCATATATTGATATGGAGCCGAGTAAAATCCAGCATTCACTGCAATGGCCACGATGAATGTTGAAACCAAAGGTGGTAGAAACAGTCGAAATGGCCGCCGTAGCACGGAAGACATGGTATACAGTCCAAGAGCGTTGTGGTCTTTCTTGTGAATGAGCTTTAGTGGCTTGTAGGCGAGCACAAACCccgagacgatgaagaagataggTACAGTAGGTCCAGCATAAAGAAGTCTGATAATGGGGAGCTTGATAAAAGATATGTCGCCGTTTTGGCCAAAACCAGTGTCGATACCTTCTTCCCAGGGCAAGAGAAAGTGACGAAGGAAAAccagaaaagagaagagtcCACGCAGTCCATCGAGATACAGCGTTGGAGAGGACGACGGCGGCGCCTGGATGTTATCTATGGAGGCTTGACCTTCAGCTATGAAGCTTGGCAGAAGGAAAATGCCGATGTTTCGAGCGTGGCTGACGAGATGACTTAGCCTGTCGTGGCCTCTGGGAGACTTCATGGCTGGTTTAGGCTCTGGTTCGCCGAGTAAAATACCACTGGTCATGATTCAAGATTTTGTGTATAGAACCTGGACAATACGCTGTTGAAGGAATAATTTACTTGGAATTTAAAAGGTGGCAGTGGCATGTGGGGAAGTCTAGTATATAAGCTGGGGGCTGATACTCTTATTGATTCGTAGGCGTGATTGGGGTTTTTCTGGTGAAGGTACTAAGCAATGCCCCCCCCAAAACTTCTATCTAGGTTATTCATGCAATTCTTCCTTTGAAGGGGACAATTAATGGTTGCAAATCGTGTATCAGCTTGTCTCAGCCTTGACTACTCTGTATCATGGCAGAGTTCGTCTAAAATAGTCTTACTACTCGGCTCCCGCCCCAAGAAGTCCTTCAGAATATCAATCTCGGGACGACTTGATCCTGGCTCTAGCACTTGATATCTATACTTTCTCCCCATCTCGGAATTCAGAGAGTCTACTGCAAATTTAGACCTGAAAAGATCTGCCGCAATGACCATGGATAGTGGATAAGAAAAATAGCTACCATCATTTTTGCGAAACATATGCGCAAACCTCGCCTGTCCAGCTCCCCAATGTTGTGGATCTGGGCCAAAGCTATGCGTGAGaatttctctttttgttCTGTTCCATATCTCAGTTGTATCCATCTCAAGCGCTGCTTTATGAGACGGAGGTGTATGAATCGCCAGGTCAAAGACAGCTGGCTGCACTTGAGCCAGGATGCTGTTAGCTCTATTTGCGTTTCGTGTTCGTGCAACACTTTCTGTTAGTTCTCGGgagagagcttcttggctcttATGATGACGACCAAGTCGAATTAACACGTCTGGGAGCCATATCCAGTTCTCAAGCATGATACTTGGTATTTCAATGAAGTCTCTTGAGTGAGGAATGGCATACTTGGTTCTGGCAACAATGTTATGAATAGCGTGCCCAAGCTCATGAAACATGGTCTTTACTTCGCTGTGCTGGAGTAGTGCCGGACGAGATTGCGACGGGTGAGCGAAGCTACACACTAGTGCTGATGCCGGGTAGTGTTTCTCACCGGTTGATTCAGCGAAACCCTGAATTGGCAGTCAGTTTGATATATACAGATCACCAAGCTTGCAAGTAAACCTACTGGTTGAATCAGAACATGATGTGCCCCACGATATTTACCCTCTCTGTCAAAGAGATCTACGTATAAGTGCCCCAAGAACTCGCCTCCCTCACTTGGGGTGTCCCATGCTTCATATGCCACGACACTCTCGTGCCATACTGAAGTCACGATAGGCTGGAATTCGATGCCGAAGAGCTCTTTAAACACATCAAGCATCCCTTGAAGAGTATGATTGACCTCAAAGTACTCAGCAAGGAGCTCATGATCCACAAAGAAATTGCTCTGGGTTTGCTTATGGAGATAATACGCCCTATCCCAAGAATATAATTCATTGACAGGCTCTTTACAGTCCCTTTGCTTCAGTTGAATCAATCTATCAGTCTCGGCCTTAGCAAGGGGCTTTAACCTTCTGTGGAGATCATTCAACTGCGCCTCAACATAGTCAACGCTTGGAGCCATCTTGTCCACGATCTTGAGAGCCGCATGATGTTCATACCTCAAGAGACGGGCAACCTCATCACGCAAGGCGACTAGAGAAGCTAGGCGGGTTACATTATCGGGGAGTCGGTTCTGGTCAGCAACGGCGAACCGGCGACGAGTGTCACTGCTGACTGCGTGACGCATCACGGCCGTGACATGAGTATTTCGGAACGTCACTTGTACTTGAGTTCCCTCCTGGGGCATGGATGCAAGCATAGTCTCTGGAACACCCGCCAAATCTGCACGGTCAAACCAGATACCACCCTCGTCTTCCGTGAAGGCAGTTTGTGTGGCAGATCGCACCCGatcaatctcatccagaGTGGCCTGGAGCTCCTCCCGCTCTTTGTGGCTTCGTAAAAACGACCCAGAACGTAGATACTCGCCGTGAATGCGAGCAAGCAAATGACGATCTTGTCCATCCAAGTTCCCATCCGGCGCCGTCTTTTCTCTTTCGTATATCGCTCCCACTAGGGATGCAATATCATGTCGCATTAGGATCTTAACCTGAGCTGCGGCGCCACGTGTTTCTGCTTGACGGGCGGCATCACGGAGTTCCCTGTCGGGCGATAACTGTCCGAGGAGCGTCGTCAGAATTCGCAGGCGACATGCGGCGCGGTTGGTGTCATCCACGATGGGGCGGATAATATTGTTGAAGGTTGCAGTCGAGGGTGTGAATTTAGCGGCGAGATCGTCATGCAGAGCTGAGGTAGAGGTAAGGATGTTTTCGGTCTCGGCTAGTACCCCATCAGGAGTAAGATTTGCAAAGGATGGAGGGGCAGGGACTTTTGGTTCGGAAGTCATTATGAAATCTCGAGGATATCCGCTGTTGAGTATACTTCCAGTTGCCGTTCTTGCCGAGGGTCTTTATAATCCTGTCGTGGGGGCCAAAGGGTTCTTATGCATGTTGGCAGGATGATCATACAATATGGACCCTTGAAAGCTGATGACCAATTGGATAATCCTTTGGACGCTTCTCGTATACACCAAGCTTTCGGGGATGCATCTCTCCCCGAGGTCGATTTTCTCCAGAATACTATCTGAAACCCGAAGAGACAGTTATCCTATCACCTCTGCACAGAGTACCTAGTGAACAATCCGATATCTACTTTCGCTTGAACGAGTTCCATTGATGCATCACTCAACACGGCCATCATATAGGGGCTATGACCCTGTTCAAACCAAAGAGACAGGTTCACTTGACGAAGAAGGCTCTTCAGATTCAGAAATTACTGAACCTAGGTCGAAGGAGCACCGAAGATGGAACCTTTCATACTTCATGGTTTACATACTACCGTGGACACTCACAGTGATATTCGCGATTTGGACAGCCTTTCTCGCTGCCAAAGTACATGCTCAATCTCACTTTGGAACGTATGAAACAAACTTTAGGTCCGACTTCTGTAAGAAAGTCTCAACGTGATCTCAGTGAAGATACTGACCTTGTCTCATCAGCTTTACCAATACAAGTCCCACTGGAGGAAGTTCAGTTTCGCGGCAGTCCACACTTCTACCACAATGGTACACCATGGATGAAAGATCCATATGAAACAGCACCATGGCCGGAAAATGTGCGATACGTTGGTGAACCAAGCCATGAGATCGATGAGAACTGGCAGAGGCTCATTGGCAAACGCTACTTCTCAATTTCGGAAGAGGAGGCTAGAAGAGCCTGGGGAGATAAACGGCATGAATTTGTTGATCAGAACATGGGAGGCTATACAGCTGGGTATGAGCTACCCCCGAGCTTCGATCGTTACTAAACTCATGGTTGCTAGGTTCGACATGTTTCATACGTTGCACTGCATTGTAAGCCTCTGAGCCCGAGGTTGGTCATCAGAATCAGCACTGATGAAATAGAACGAGCTTCGCAAGGCGTTGCGTCCCGAG contains:
- a CDS encoding hypothetical protein (EggNog:ENOG41~MEROPS:MER0003110) is translated as MTSEPKVPAPPSFANLTPDGVLAETENILTSTSALHDDLAAKFTPSTATFNNIIRPIVDDTNRAACRLRILTTLLGQLSPDRELRDAARQAETRGAAAQVKILMRHDIASLVGAIYEREKTAPDGNLDGQDRHLLARIHGEYLRSGSFLRSHKEREELQATLDEIDRVRSATQTAFTEDEGGIWFDRADLAGVPETMLASMPQEGTQVQVTFRNTHVTAVMRHAVSSDTRRRFAVADQNRLPDNVTRLASLVALRDEVARLLRYEHHAALKIVDKMAPSVDYVEAQLNDLHRRLKPLAKAETDRLIQLKQRDCKEPVNELYSWDRAYYLHKQTQSNFFVDHELLAEYFEVNHTLQGMLDVFKELFGIEFQPIVTSVWHESVVAYEAWDTPSEGGEFLGHLYVDLFDREASLTRRNLVRHYSSTAK
- a CDS encoding hypothetical protein (EggNog:ENOG41), yielding MEWRELNITQKQDYISAVVCLTERKSRFEPGSSRYDDFAYMHVFEGTVTHYAASFLPWHRYFIHTYEKALIEECGFKGSLPYWEWALDAHDLAASPIFDPIDGFGGNGTSGSSLSGIFGGHCVTEGPFANATRHWQSKSNGHGFDILKNPHCLSRGFQGGEKKAQLEGRVTIDAINSVLGLQSYEEFVDALEVQAHNSIPQFVRGDFYGLTAPNDPVFYLHHAQVDRLWWLWQQQDIQGKAKTYQGPKQNTRVHANESLSGSGLDDIISLGNLSEPVRVYEVMATESGVLCYRY